One window of the Candidatus Neomarinimicrobiota bacterium genome contains the following:
- the xseB gene encoding exodeoxyribonuclease VII small subunit gives MSEKDKSFEQLMQELETLVAKLEGDDLKLDDAIKQNERALKLIHLCRDRLDSARQKIEKLVRTADGGFEKQMLD, from the coding sequence ATGAGTGAAAAAGACAAATCATTTGAACAACTCATGCAAGAGCTTGAGACTCTGGTAGCTAAGCTGGAAGGCGATGATCTCAAGTTGGATGACGCTATAAAGCAAAACGAACGTGCTTTAAAATTGATCCACCTTTGTCGTGATAGACTGGATTCTGCTCGACAAAAGATTGAAAAGCTGGTTCGTACAGCAGATGGTGGTTTTGAAAAGCAAATGCTGGACTAA